The following coding sequences are from one Nicotiana tomentosiformis chromosome 3, ASM39032v3, whole genome shotgun sequence window:
- the LOC138908375 gene encoding uncharacterized protein has translation MDHLKYIFQKPMPTGRLAKWKILLTEFDIIYVTRTAMKAQALADHLAENPVDDEYQPLSTYFPDEEVNSVEVIPEDTNAWKMFFDGAVNAKGVGIGAILVSPTGHHYPATARLRFFCTNNTAEYEAYIMGMNMVVVLDVEELLIMGDSDLIIRQAQGKWETRDIKLIPYRQHVEDLSKRFKSVEFRYIPRFHELADALATLASTLPYPGNVHIDTLEIQIRERHGYCSTIEIEPDVQPWYHDIKSFIKIKKYPEQASGDQKRTIRRLASGFFLSEEILYKRTPDLNLLRCVDALEAEKIMNEVHSGVCGPHMNGYVLAKKILRAGYY, from the coding sequence ATGGATCATCTGAAGTACATATTCCAGAAACCAATGCCCACGGGAAGGTTAGCAAAATGGAAAATCCTGCTCACTGAGTTCGACATTATCTATGTCACCCGTACAGCGATGAAAGCTCAAGCCTTGGCGGATCATCTAGCTGAGaacccggttgatgatgaatACCAACCCCTAAGTACTTACTTTCCGGACGAGGAAGTAAATTCAGTTGAAGTAATTCCAGAAGATACCAATGCttggaaaatgttctttgatggagctgtaaaTGCAAAAGGTGTCGGGATTGGGGCAATTTTGGTTTCACCTACCGGTCATCACTATCCGGCCACAGCCCggcttcggttcttctgtaccaacAACACCGCTGAGTATGAAGCCTACATTATGGGCATGAATATGGTAGTTGTTCTGGATGTGGAAGAATTATTAAtcatgggagattcagatttgatcATTCGGCAAGCCCAAGGTAAATGGGAAACTCGAGATATCAAGCTTATCCCATATAGGCAACATGTGGAAGATCTTAGCAAACGATTCAAGTCCGTCGAGTTCAGGTATATTCCTCGATTCCACGAGTTAGCTGATGCATTAGCTACTTTGGCCTCAACTCTGCCGTATCCGGGCAATGTCCATATTGACACGTTGGAAATCCAAATTCGAGAGAGGCATGGTTATTGTAGTACAATTGAAATAGAACCAGATGTTCAgccatggtatcatgatatcaaaagttttataaaaataaagaaatatcccGAACAGGCTAGTGGAGACCAAAAGAGAACCATTAGAAGGCTTGCTAGCGGTTTCTTCTTGAGCGAAGAAATCTTGTACAAAAGAACTCCAGATCTGAATCTCTTGAGGTGTGTAGATGCCCTAGAAGCTGAAAAGATCATGAACGAAGTGCATTCGGGagtatgcggacctcacatgaacggatatgtccttgcaaagaaaatccttcgggcaggTTATTACTAG
- the LOC104108980 gene encoding WRKY transcription factor 72A-like, with protein sequence MEVAFRKSINGGLVKEEKRNKLADQSSSDEEGFVEDSNVLKVGKEREVHEDDNSKYPQQEDIDSDKEDDQLQSVKADMKEVMKENQRLKMHLDRIMKDYRNLQLQFHDIVQRNAEKSNSIIDTDRHNECNEAEFVSLSLGRSSSDTKKEEYLSKILSKDKAEEENKGGLTLGLDCKFDLCVKTTPTEFSTANLSEENRSEEVKDENGETLPPHKILKTMRNGEDDTQPNPSKRAKVSVRVRCDVPTMNDGCQWRKYGQKIAKGNPCPRAYYRCTVAPSCPVRKQVQRCIEDMSILITTYEGTHNHPLSLSATSMAFTTSAAASMLLSGSSSSSESGPNPPATDATNINGLNFYLSDSSKPKPFYLQNSSISSSSSPPTITLDLTSSSFTSLFPHHNRMSSNYLPRYNSSTNILNFSSLESNPLLPMSWSNGAYNKNQEISSLNFARRPQDILFQSYLQNNISAKPTQSLLPQDTIAAATKAITSDPNFQSALAVALASIIGSGSGNHAGGIEEKSGLNLKVTEPFPVLCSFPSTSKK encoded by the exons ATGGAAGTGGCTTTCAGAAAATCTATTAATGGAGGCTTAGTCAAAGAGGAGAAGAGGAACAAATTAGCTGATCAATCCAGTTCTGATGAGGAGGGTTTTGTTGAAGACAGTAATGTTCTTAAG GTCGGGAAGGAAAGAGAAGTCCATGAGGACGATAATTCGAAGTATCCTCAGCAAGAGGATATCGACAGTGACAAGGAG GACGATCAGCTACAATCAGTCAAAGCTGATATGAAAGAGGTAATGAAAGAAAATCAGAGGCTGAAGATGCACTTGGATCGAATTATGAAGGATTATCGGAACCTTCAGCTGCAATTTCACGACATTGTTCAAAGAAATGCTGAAAAATCCAATAGTATTATTGATACTGATCGGCATAATGAATGTAACGAAGCTGAATTTGTCTCCCTTAGCTTAGGAAGATCTTCAAGCGACACTAAAAAAGAAGAGTACTTATCCAAAATCTTGAGCAAAGATAAGGCAGAGGAAGAGAATAAAGGAGGCCTAACCCTAGGACTGGATTGCAAGTTTGATTTGTGTGTGAAAACAACACCGACAGAATTTTCAACTGCAAATCTCAGTGAAGAGAATAGGTCAGAGGAAGTTAAGGACGAAAATGGAGAAACATTGCCACCCCATAAAATTCTCAAGACAATGAGAAATGGAGAAGATGACACACAACCAAACCCTTCTAAAAGAGCAAAGGTTTCTGTTAGAGTCAGATGTGATGTCCCGACG aTGAATGATGGATGCCAATGGAGAAAATATGGACAAAAAATTGCAAAAGGAAATCCGTGTCCTCGAGCTTACTACCGTTGCACAGTAGCACCCTCCTGCCCAGTGAGAAAGCAG GTTCAGAGATGCATTGAGGATATGTCAATCTTGATCACTACATATGAGGGAACACACAATCATCCACTTTCTCTTTCAGCAACATCAATGGCTTTCACAACTTCAGCAGCTGCTTCTATGCTATTATCTGGTTCATCGTCCAGCTCTGAATCAGGCCCCAATCCACCAGCAACTGACGCCACGAATATCAATGGACTCAACTTCTATCTCTCCGATAGCTCAAAACCAAAACCATTTTACCTTCAAAATTCGTCCATCTCTTCTTCATCCTCGCCCCCTACAATCACTCTTGATTTAACCTCAAGCTCGTTCACTTCCTTATTTCCCCATCATAACAGAATGAGTAGTAATTATCTCCCCAGATATAATTCTTCCACAAATATTCTCAACTTCAGTTCCTTGGAATCTAATCCTCTTCTTCCCATGTCTTGGAGTAATGGGGCCTATAACAAGAACCAAGAAATTAGTTCTCTCAACTTTGCAAGGCGGCCACAAGATATTCTTTTCCAATCTTATCTACAAAATAATATTAGTGCAAAGCCTACACAATCTTTATTACCACAAGATACAATTGCAGCTGCTACAAAAGCAATAACATCCGACCCAAATTTTCAATCTGCATTGGCTGTTGCTCTTGCATCTATCATTGGCTCAGGCAGCGGAAATCATGCAGGTGGTATTGAAGAAAAATCTGGTCTAAATTTGAAGGTTACCGAACCATTTCCAGTTCTTTGCAGCTTCCCATCTACCTCAAAGAAATAA